The nucleotide sequence CCATGAGCAATGACACGACGAGCATGACGGATACCCCACGCGCGAGCGTGATCAAGCCGCATTCGCATTCTGAAGCCTTCGATCGGATCGAACTCGATTATGAAGCACGTTTCCTGCGACGCAAGCGACTGACAACGGCAGGTGGAATCAGCTTCATTCTGGATTTGCCGGAAACGGTCAGCCTCGATGAAGGCAACCATATCGTTCTGGATGATGGGCGCGAGGTGGTCGTTGTCGCCGCGCCGGAGCCGTTGCTTCTGGTGCGTGGGCACATCACGCGTCTGGCTTGGCATATCGGCAACCGTCACACGCCATGCCAGATAGAAGCCGATCACCTGCTGATCCGCGATGATCATGTTTTGGAACAGATGCTTCAGAA is from Qingshengfaniella alkalisoli and encodes:
- a CDS encoding urease accessory protein UreE; protein product: MTDTPRASVIKPHSHSEAFDRIELDYEARFLRRKRLTTAGGISFILDLPETVSLDEGNHIVLDDGREVVVVAAPEPLLLVRGHITRLAWHIGNRHTPCQIEADHLLIRDDHVLEQMLQKLGAEVTHVTQPFTPEGGAYGHGRTHSHEH